One Azotosporobacter soli genomic region harbors:
- a CDS encoding metalloregulator ArsR/SmtB family transcription factor: MAEDIVVKLTAELFKTLGHPARIKILLMLTDGERCVCEMIEQIDIEQSNFSQHLGVLKRQGLIESRKDGQKVIYKISYPSVLALISAAEKTLSDQIGHSQELLKFLK, encoded by the coding sequence ATGGCCGAAGATATAGTAGTCAAGCTGACCGCAGAATTGTTCAAAACGCTTGGACATCCGGCGCGAATCAAAATCTTGCTGATGCTTACGGACGGTGAGCGATGCGTCTGTGAAATGATTGAGCAAATCGATATCGAACAATCAAACTTTTCGCAGCATCTTGGCGTCTTGAAGCGGCAGGGACTGATCGAATCGCGAAAAGACGGGCAAAAAGTCATTTATAAAATTTCCTATCCTTCGGTGTTAGCGTTAATCAGCGCGGCGGAAAAGACGTTAAGCGACCAAATCGGACATAGTCAGGAATTGCTGAAGTTCTTAAAATGA